In Callospermophilus lateralis isolate mCalLat2 chromosome 4, mCalLat2.hap1, whole genome shotgun sequence, one genomic interval encodes:
- the Sorbs3 gene encoding vinexin isoform X2, which yields MARIPGIGRSSASPCLENKEDNESDVALLIPKDPDRGLAEEQSVHTETSSLDLSMQGPPCNLPAELSLDDFIPGHLRAHVGSSSRGTRVPVIRNGGSNTLNFQFHDPAPRTVCNGYIPQRREASELSDPAWYQTWPGPGPWSSENSKASPPQDAQNWSATWTKDNKRRDKRWVKYEGIGPVDESGMPIAPRSSVDSPRDWYRKMFQQIHRKIPDLQPDWTFQDPPKVISSWNSSANPKQPGPPQRISSRPGGPAAASVGRSWDHSEELPRSTFTYNPGELPSELQPPNQGPRERRREKAENVWTEDSWNQFLQELETGQKPKKPLVDDPVDKPSQRIEVLLERELAKLSAELDKDLRAIETRLPASPKSAQAPRRAPEQRPPVGPASAWNFSAPHAPYLGPTQPLSPHRMADGGGSPFLGRRDFVYPSSARGKDPAAPSPRCAPTRFADPSASQRGCSPARKEEKKRKAARLKFDFQAQSPKELTLQKGDIVYIHKEVDKNWLEGEHHGRLGIFPANYVEVLPADEIPKPIKPPTYQVVEYGEAVAQYNFKGDLEVELSFRKGERICLIRKVNENWYEGRISGTGRQGIFPASYVQVSREPRLRVCEDSSQLPASPRLTTTAHLARHPTSPSADPTDWGGRTSPRRTGFSFPIQESRPQTQNLSTSGPSLSHSRGSSRPLDMGASSPNTMQIHWTPYRAMYQYRPQNEDELELREGDRVDVMQQCDDGWFVGTGSGFTPVGFL from the exons ATGGCCAGGATTCCTGGAATTGGAAGATCTTCAGCTTCGCCATGTTTGGAGAACAAGGAAGATAATGAAAGTGATGTGGCCCTTCTTATACCCAAGGACCCTGACAG AGGACTTGCAGAGGAGCAGTCAGTACACACGGAGACATCCAGCCTTGACCTGAGCATGCAAGGCCCACCCTGCAACCTCCCTGCTGAGCTCAGCCTAGATGACTTCATCCCTGGCCACCTCCGGGCCCATGTAGGGTCATCCTCCCGGGGAACACGG GTGCCTGTGATCCGGAATGGTGGCTCCAACACCCTTAATTTCCAGTTCCATGACCCTGCGCCCAGGACTGTGTGCAATGGCTACATCCCACAGAGGAGAGAAGCTTCTGAGCTCTCAG ACCCTGCATGGTATCAGACCTGGCCAGGCCCTGGCCCCTGGTCCTCTGAGAACTCGAAGGCCTCTCCACCACAGGATGCCCAGAACTGGTCAGCCACATGGACCAAGGACAACAAGCGGCGGGACAAGCGCTGGGTCAAGTACGAGGGAATCGGGCCTGTGGATGAGAGCGGCATGCCCATTGCCCCCCGATCT AGCGTTGACAGCCCCAGAGACTGGTATCGGAAAATGTTCCAGCAGATTCACCGGAAAATACCAG ACCTGCAGCCTGACTGGACCTTCCAGGACCCACCCAAAG TGATTTCCTCGTGGAACTCCTCTGCAAACCCCAAGCAGCCAGGGCCACCGCAAAGAATATCCTCCAGGCCAGGGGGCCCTGCAGCAGCTTCTGTCGG GAGAAGCTGGGACCACTCTGAAGAGTTACCCAGAAGCACCTTCACCTATAATCCTGGAGAACTGCCCTCAGAGCTCCAGCCCCCAAATCAG GGGCCGAGAGAAAGACGCCGAGAGAAAGCAGAAAATGTCTGGACAGAAGATTCTTGGAACCAGTTTCTGCAGGAACTAGAGACTGGGCAGAAG CCCAAGAAACCGCTGGTGGATGACCCTGTTGACAAACCCTCCCAGCGCATCGAG GTCCTGCTAGAGAGAGAGCTAGCCAAGCTGAGCGCTGAGCTGGACAAGGACCTGCGGGCGATTGAGACCCGGCTGCCTGCGTCCCCCAAG AGCGCGCAGGCGCCCCGACGGGCCCCGGAGCAGCGGCCGCCGGTCGG CCCGGCCTCAGCCTGGAACTTCAGCGCCCCGCATGCACCTTACCTGGGTCCCACCCAACCCCTGAGCCCCCACAGAATGGCGGATGGAGGAGGAAGCCCCTTTTTAGGTCGGAGAGATTTTGTCTACCCTTCCTCAGCCCGAGGTAAGGACCCCGCAGCCCCATCACCTAGATGTGCACCTACCAGATTTGCAG ACCCTAGTGCCTCCCAACGAGGCTGCAGCCCAGccagaaaggaagagaagaag AGAAAGGCTGCTCGGCTCAAGTTTGACTTCCAGGCACAGTCCCCCAA GGAGCTGACTCTGCAGAAGGGTGACATTGTCTATATCCATAAGGAGGTGGACAAGAACTGGCTGGAGGGGGAACACCATGGCCGACTGGGTATCTTCCCTGCTAATTATGTGGAG GTGCTGCCTGCAGATGAGATCCCCAAGCCCATCAAACCCCCCACCTACCAGGTGGTGGAGTACGGAGAAGCTGTGGCCCAGTACAACTTCAAGGGGGACCTGGAGGTGGAGCTATCCTTCCGCAAG GGGGAGCGCATCTGCCTCATCCGCAAGGTGAATGAGAACTGGTACGAGGGGCGCATCTCAGGCACCGGGCGCCAGGGCATCTTCCCTGCTAGCTACGTGCAGGTGTCCCGCGAGCCCCGGCTCCGGGTCTGTGAAGACAGCTCCCAGCTCCCTGCATCTCCTCGCCTGACCACCACTGCCCATCTGGCCCGGCACCCCACCTCTCCCTCAGCTGACCCCACCGACTGGGGGGGCCGGACCTCCCCCCGCCGCACCGGCTTCTCCTTCCCCATCCAGGAGTCCAGACCCCAGACCCAG AATCTCAGCACCTCTGGGCCATCCCTGTCCCACTCTCGAGGGTCCAGCCGTCCCCTGGACATGGGAGCCTCCTCCCCCAACACCATGCAGATACACTGGACGCC GTACCGGGCCATGTACCAGTACAGGCCCCAGAACGAGGATGAGCTGGAGCTGCGTGAGGGGGACCGAGTGGATGTCATGCAGCAGTGTGATGATGGCTGGTTTGTGG GGACCGGCTCCGGCTTCACCCCCGTGGGGTTCCTCTAA
- the Sorbs3 gene encoding vinexin isoform X5, translated as MQGPPCNLPAELSLDDFIPGHLRAHVGSSSRGTRVPVIRNGGSNTLNFQFHDPAPRTVCNGYIPQRREASELSDPAWYQTWPGPGPWSSENSKASPPQDAQNWSATWTKDNKRRDKRWVKYEGIGPVDESGMPIAPRSSVDSPRDWYRKMFQQIHRKIPDLQPDWTFQDPPKVISSWNSSANPKQPGPPQRISSRPGGPAAASVGRSWDHSEELPRSTFTYNPGELPSELQPPNQGPRERRREKAENVWTEDSWNQFLQELETGQKPKKPLVDDPVDKPSQRIEVLLERELAKLSAELDKDLRAIETRLPASPKSAQAPRRAPEQRPPVGPASAWNFSAPHAPYLGPTQPLSPHRMADGGGSPFLGRRDFVYPSSARGKDPAAPSPRCAPTRFADPSASQRGCSPARKEEKKRKAARLKFDFQAQSPKELTLQKGDIVYIHKEVDKNWLEGEHHGRLGIFPANYVEVLPADEIPKPIKPPTYQVVEYGEAVAQYNFKGDLEVELSFRKGERICLIRKVNENWYEGRISGTGRQGIFPASYVQVSREPRLRVCEDSSQLPASPRLTTTAHLARHPTSPSADPTDWGGRTSPRRTGFSFPIQESRPQTQNLSTSGPSLSHSRGSSRPLDMGASSPNTMQIHWTPYRAMYQYRPQNEDELELREGDRVDVMQQCDDGWFVGVSRRTQKFGTFPGNYVAPV; from the exons ATGCAAGGCCCACCCTGCAACCTCCCTGCTGAGCTCAGCCTAGATGACTTCATCCCTGGCCACCTCCGGGCCCATGTAGGGTCATCCTCCCGGGGAACACGG GTGCCTGTGATCCGGAATGGTGGCTCCAACACCCTTAATTTCCAGTTCCATGACCCTGCGCCCAGGACTGTGTGCAATGGCTACATCCCACAGAGGAGAGAAGCTTCTGAGCTCTCAG ACCCTGCATGGTATCAGACCTGGCCAGGCCCTGGCCCCTGGTCCTCTGAGAACTCGAAGGCCTCTCCACCACAGGATGCCCAGAACTGGTCAGCCACATGGACCAAGGACAACAAGCGGCGGGACAAGCGCTGGGTCAAGTACGAGGGAATCGGGCCTGTGGATGAGAGCGGCATGCCCATTGCCCCCCGATCT AGCGTTGACAGCCCCAGAGACTGGTATCGGAAAATGTTCCAGCAGATTCACCGGAAAATACCAG ACCTGCAGCCTGACTGGACCTTCCAGGACCCACCCAAAG TGATTTCCTCGTGGAACTCCTCTGCAAACCCCAAGCAGCCAGGGCCACCGCAAAGAATATCCTCCAGGCCAGGGGGCCCTGCAGCAGCTTCTGTCGG GAGAAGCTGGGACCACTCTGAAGAGTTACCCAGAAGCACCTTCACCTATAATCCTGGAGAACTGCCCTCAGAGCTCCAGCCCCCAAATCAG GGGCCGAGAGAAAGACGCCGAGAGAAAGCAGAAAATGTCTGGACAGAAGATTCTTGGAACCAGTTTCTGCAGGAACTAGAGACTGGGCAGAAG CCCAAGAAACCGCTGGTGGATGACCCTGTTGACAAACCCTCCCAGCGCATCGAG GTCCTGCTAGAGAGAGAGCTAGCCAAGCTGAGCGCTGAGCTGGACAAGGACCTGCGGGCGATTGAGACCCGGCTGCCTGCGTCCCCCAAG AGCGCGCAGGCGCCCCGACGGGCCCCGGAGCAGCGGCCGCCGGTCGG CCCGGCCTCAGCCTGGAACTTCAGCGCCCCGCATGCACCTTACCTGGGTCCCACCCAACCCCTGAGCCCCCACAGAATGGCGGATGGAGGAGGAAGCCCCTTTTTAGGTCGGAGAGATTTTGTCTACCCTTCCTCAGCCCGAGGTAAGGACCCCGCAGCCCCATCACCTAGATGTGCACCTACCAGATTTGCAG ACCCTAGTGCCTCCCAACGAGGCTGCAGCCCAGccagaaaggaagagaagaag AGAAAGGCTGCTCGGCTCAAGTTTGACTTCCAGGCACAGTCCCCCAA GGAGCTGACTCTGCAGAAGGGTGACATTGTCTATATCCATAAGGAGGTGGACAAGAACTGGCTGGAGGGGGAACACCATGGCCGACTGGGTATCTTCCCTGCTAATTATGTGGAG GTGCTGCCTGCAGATGAGATCCCCAAGCCCATCAAACCCCCCACCTACCAGGTGGTGGAGTACGGAGAAGCTGTGGCCCAGTACAACTTCAAGGGGGACCTGGAGGTGGAGCTATCCTTCCGCAAG GGGGAGCGCATCTGCCTCATCCGCAAGGTGAATGAGAACTGGTACGAGGGGCGCATCTCAGGCACCGGGCGCCAGGGCATCTTCCCTGCTAGCTACGTGCAGGTGTCCCGCGAGCCCCGGCTCCGGGTCTGTGAAGACAGCTCCCAGCTCCCTGCATCTCCTCGCCTGACCACCACTGCCCATCTGGCCCGGCACCCCACCTCTCCCTCAGCTGACCCCACCGACTGGGGGGGCCGGACCTCCCCCCGCCGCACCGGCTTCTCCTTCCCCATCCAGGAGTCCAGACCCCAGACCCAG AATCTCAGCACCTCTGGGCCATCCCTGTCCCACTCTCGAGGGTCCAGCCGTCCCCTGGACATGGGAGCCTCCTCCCCCAACACCATGCAGATACACTGGACGCC GTACCGGGCCATGTACCAGTACAGGCCCCAGAACGAGGATGAGCTGGAGCTGCGTGAGGGGGACCGAGTGGATGTCATGCAGCAGTGTGATGATGGCTGGTTTGTGG GTGTCTCCCGGAGGACCCAGAAATTTGGGACATTCCCTGGAAATTATGTAGCCCCGGTGTGA
- the Sorbs3 gene encoding vinexin isoform X3 produces MARIPGIGRSSASPCLENKEDNESDVALLIPKDPDRGLAEEQSVHTETSSLDLSMQGPPCNLPAELSLDDFIPGHLRAHVGSSSRGTRFHDPAPRTVCNGYIPQRREASELSDPAWYQTWPGPGPWSSENSKASPPQDAQNWSATWTKDNKRRDKRWVKYEGIGPVDESGMPIAPRSSVDSPRDWYRKMFQQIHRKIPDLQPDWTFQDPPKVISSWNSSANPKQPGPPQRISSRPGGPAAASVGRSWDHSEELPRSTFTYNPGELPSELQPPNQGPRERRREKAENVWTEDSWNQFLQELETGQKPKKPLVDDPVDKPSQRIEVLLERELAKLSAELDKDLRAIETRLPASPKSAQAPRRAPEQRPPVGPASAWNFSAPHAPYLGPTQPLSPHRMADGGGSPFLGRRDFVYPSSARGKDPAAPSPRCAPTRFADPSASQRGCSPARKEEKKRKAARLKFDFQAQSPKELTLQKGDIVYIHKEVDKNWLEGEHHGRLGIFPANYVEVLPADEIPKPIKPPTYQVVEYGEAVAQYNFKGDLEVELSFRKGERICLIRKVNENWYEGRISGTGRQGIFPASYVQVSREPRLRVCEDSSQLPASPRLTTTAHLARHPTSPSADPTDWGGRTSPRRTGFSFPIQESRPQTQNLSTSGPSLSHSRGSSRPLDMGASSPNTMQIHWTPYRAMYQYRPQNEDELELREGDRVDVMQQCDDGWFVGVSRRTQKFGTFPGNYVAPV; encoded by the exons ATGGCCAGGATTCCTGGAATTGGAAGATCTTCAGCTTCGCCATGTTTGGAGAACAAGGAAGATAATGAAAGTGATGTGGCCCTTCTTATACCCAAGGACCCTGACAG AGGACTTGCAGAGGAGCAGTCAGTACACACGGAGACATCCAGCCTTGACCTGAGCATGCAAGGCCCACCCTGCAACCTCCCTGCTGAGCTCAGCCTAGATGACTTCATCCCTGGCCACCTCCGGGCCCATGTAGGGTCATCCTCCCGGGGAACACGG TTCCATGACCCTGCGCCCAGGACTGTGTGCAATGGCTACATCCCACAGAGGAGAGAAGCTTCTGAGCTCTCAG ACCCTGCATGGTATCAGACCTGGCCAGGCCCTGGCCCCTGGTCCTCTGAGAACTCGAAGGCCTCTCCACCACAGGATGCCCAGAACTGGTCAGCCACATGGACCAAGGACAACAAGCGGCGGGACAAGCGCTGGGTCAAGTACGAGGGAATCGGGCCTGTGGATGAGAGCGGCATGCCCATTGCCCCCCGATCT AGCGTTGACAGCCCCAGAGACTGGTATCGGAAAATGTTCCAGCAGATTCACCGGAAAATACCAG ACCTGCAGCCTGACTGGACCTTCCAGGACCCACCCAAAG TGATTTCCTCGTGGAACTCCTCTGCAAACCCCAAGCAGCCAGGGCCACCGCAAAGAATATCCTCCAGGCCAGGGGGCCCTGCAGCAGCTTCTGTCGG GAGAAGCTGGGACCACTCTGAAGAGTTACCCAGAAGCACCTTCACCTATAATCCTGGAGAACTGCCCTCAGAGCTCCAGCCCCCAAATCAG GGGCCGAGAGAAAGACGCCGAGAGAAAGCAGAAAATGTCTGGACAGAAGATTCTTGGAACCAGTTTCTGCAGGAACTAGAGACTGGGCAGAAG CCCAAGAAACCGCTGGTGGATGACCCTGTTGACAAACCCTCCCAGCGCATCGAG GTCCTGCTAGAGAGAGAGCTAGCCAAGCTGAGCGCTGAGCTGGACAAGGACCTGCGGGCGATTGAGACCCGGCTGCCTGCGTCCCCCAAG AGCGCGCAGGCGCCCCGACGGGCCCCGGAGCAGCGGCCGCCGGTCGG CCCGGCCTCAGCCTGGAACTTCAGCGCCCCGCATGCACCTTACCTGGGTCCCACCCAACCCCTGAGCCCCCACAGAATGGCGGATGGAGGAGGAAGCCCCTTTTTAGGTCGGAGAGATTTTGTCTACCCTTCCTCAGCCCGAGGTAAGGACCCCGCAGCCCCATCACCTAGATGTGCACCTACCAGATTTGCAG ACCCTAGTGCCTCCCAACGAGGCTGCAGCCCAGccagaaaggaagagaagaag AGAAAGGCTGCTCGGCTCAAGTTTGACTTCCAGGCACAGTCCCCCAA GGAGCTGACTCTGCAGAAGGGTGACATTGTCTATATCCATAAGGAGGTGGACAAGAACTGGCTGGAGGGGGAACACCATGGCCGACTGGGTATCTTCCCTGCTAATTATGTGGAG GTGCTGCCTGCAGATGAGATCCCCAAGCCCATCAAACCCCCCACCTACCAGGTGGTGGAGTACGGAGAAGCTGTGGCCCAGTACAACTTCAAGGGGGACCTGGAGGTGGAGCTATCCTTCCGCAAG GGGGAGCGCATCTGCCTCATCCGCAAGGTGAATGAGAACTGGTACGAGGGGCGCATCTCAGGCACCGGGCGCCAGGGCATCTTCCCTGCTAGCTACGTGCAGGTGTCCCGCGAGCCCCGGCTCCGGGTCTGTGAAGACAGCTCCCAGCTCCCTGCATCTCCTCGCCTGACCACCACTGCCCATCTGGCCCGGCACCCCACCTCTCCCTCAGCTGACCCCACCGACTGGGGGGGCCGGACCTCCCCCCGCCGCACCGGCTTCTCCTTCCCCATCCAGGAGTCCAGACCCCAGACCCAG AATCTCAGCACCTCTGGGCCATCCCTGTCCCACTCTCGAGGGTCCAGCCGTCCCCTGGACATGGGAGCCTCCTCCCCCAACACCATGCAGATACACTGGACGCC GTACCGGGCCATGTACCAGTACAGGCCCCAGAACGAGGATGAGCTGGAGCTGCGTGAGGGGGACCGAGTGGATGTCATGCAGCAGTGTGATGATGGCTGGTTTGTGG GTGTCTCCCGGAGGACCCAGAAATTTGGGACATTCCCTGGAAATTATGTAGCCCCGGTGTGA
- the Sorbs3 gene encoding vinexin isoform X1 gives MARIPGIGRSSASPCLENKEDNESDVALLIPKDPDRGLAEEQSVHTETSSLDLSMQGPPCNLPAELSLDDFIPGHLRAHVGSSSRGTRVPVIRNGGSNTLNFQFHDPAPRTVCNGYIPQRREASELSDPAWYQTWPGPGPWSSENSKASPPQDAQNWSATWTKDNKRRDKRWVKYEGIGPVDESGMPIAPRSSVDSPRDWYRKMFQQIHRKIPDLQPDWTFQDPPKVISSWNSSANPKQPGPPQRISSRPGGPAAASVGRSWDHSEELPRSTFTYNPGELPSELQPPNQGPRERRREKAENVWTEDSWNQFLQELETGQKPKKPLVDDPVDKPSQRIEVLLERELAKLSAELDKDLRAIETRLPASPKSAQAPRRAPEQRPPVGPASAWNFSAPHAPYLGPTQPLSPHRMADGGGSPFLGRRDFVYPSSARGKDPAAPSPRCAPTRFADPSASQRGCSPARKEEKKRKAARLKFDFQAQSPKELTLQKGDIVYIHKEVDKNWLEGEHHGRLGIFPANYVEVLPADEIPKPIKPPTYQVVEYGEAVAQYNFKGDLEVELSFRKGERICLIRKVNENWYEGRISGTGRQGIFPASYVQVSREPRLRVCEDSSQLPASPRLTTTAHLARHPTSPSADPTDWGGRTSPRRTGFSFPIQESRPQTQNLSTSGPSLSHSRGSSRPLDMGASSPNTMQIHWTPYRAMYQYRPQNEDELELREGDRVDVMQQCDDGWFVGVSRRTQKFGTFPGNYVAPV, from the exons ATGGCCAGGATTCCTGGAATTGGAAGATCTTCAGCTTCGCCATGTTTGGAGAACAAGGAAGATAATGAAAGTGATGTGGCCCTTCTTATACCCAAGGACCCTGACAG AGGACTTGCAGAGGAGCAGTCAGTACACACGGAGACATCCAGCCTTGACCTGAGCATGCAAGGCCCACCCTGCAACCTCCCTGCTGAGCTCAGCCTAGATGACTTCATCCCTGGCCACCTCCGGGCCCATGTAGGGTCATCCTCCCGGGGAACACGG GTGCCTGTGATCCGGAATGGTGGCTCCAACACCCTTAATTTCCAGTTCCATGACCCTGCGCCCAGGACTGTGTGCAATGGCTACATCCCACAGAGGAGAGAAGCTTCTGAGCTCTCAG ACCCTGCATGGTATCAGACCTGGCCAGGCCCTGGCCCCTGGTCCTCTGAGAACTCGAAGGCCTCTCCACCACAGGATGCCCAGAACTGGTCAGCCACATGGACCAAGGACAACAAGCGGCGGGACAAGCGCTGGGTCAAGTACGAGGGAATCGGGCCTGTGGATGAGAGCGGCATGCCCATTGCCCCCCGATCT AGCGTTGACAGCCCCAGAGACTGGTATCGGAAAATGTTCCAGCAGATTCACCGGAAAATACCAG ACCTGCAGCCTGACTGGACCTTCCAGGACCCACCCAAAG TGATTTCCTCGTGGAACTCCTCTGCAAACCCCAAGCAGCCAGGGCCACCGCAAAGAATATCCTCCAGGCCAGGGGGCCCTGCAGCAGCTTCTGTCGG GAGAAGCTGGGACCACTCTGAAGAGTTACCCAGAAGCACCTTCACCTATAATCCTGGAGAACTGCCCTCAGAGCTCCAGCCCCCAAATCAG GGGCCGAGAGAAAGACGCCGAGAGAAAGCAGAAAATGTCTGGACAGAAGATTCTTGGAACCAGTTTCTGCAGGAACTAGAGACTGGGCAGAAG CCCAAGAAACCGCTGGTGGATGACCCTGTTGACAAACCCTCCCAGCGCATCGAG GTCCTGCTAGAGAGAGAGCTAGCCAAGCTGAGCGCTGAGCTGGACAAGGACCTGCGGGCGATTGAGACCCGGCTGCCTGCGTCCCCCAAG AGCGCGCAGGCGCCCCGACGGGCCCCGGAGCAGCGGCCGCCGGTCGG CCCGGCCTCAGCCTGGAACTTCAGCGCCCCGCATGCACCTTACCTGGGTCCCACCCAACCCCTGAGCCCCCACAGAATGGCGGATGGAGGAGGAAGCCCCTTTTTAGGTCGGAGAGATTTTGTCTACCCTTCCTCAGCCCGAGGTAAGGACCCCGCAGCCCCATCACCTAGATGTGCACCTACCAGATTTGCAG ACCCTAGTGCCTCCCAACGAGGCTGCAGCCCAGccagaaaggaagagaagaag AGAAAGGCTGCTCGGCTCAAGTTTGACTTCCAGGCACAGTCCCCCAA GGAGCTGACTCTGCAGAAGGGTGACATTGTCTATATCCATAAGGAGGTGGACAAGAACTGGCTGGAGGGGGAACACCATGGCCGACTGGGTATCTTCCCTGCTAATTATGTGGAG GTGCTGCCTGCAGATGAGATCCCCAAGCCCATCAAACCCCCCACCTACCAGGTGGTGGAGTACGGAGAAGCTGTGGCCCAGTACAACTTCAAGGGGGACCTGGAGGTGGAGCTATCCTTCCGCAAG GGGGAGCGCATCTGCCTCATCCGCAAGGTGAATGAGAACTGGTACGAGGGGCGCATCTCAGGCACCGGGCGCCAGGGCATCTTCCCTGCTAGCTACGTGCAGGTGTCCCGCGAGCCCCGGCTCCGGGTCTGTGAAGACAGCTCCCAGCTCCCTGCATCTCCTCGCCTGACCACCACTGCCCATCTGGCCCGGCACCCCACCTCTCCCTCAGCTGACCCCACCGACTGGGGGGGCCGGACCTCCCCCCGCCGCACCGGCTTCTCCTTCCCCATCCAGGAGTCCAGACCCCAGACCCAG AATCTCAGCACCTCTGGGCCATCCCTGTCCCACTCTCGAGGGTCCAGCCGTCCCCTGGACATGGGAGCCTCCTCCCCCAACACCATGCAGATACACTGGACGCC GTACCGGGCCATGTACCAGTACAGGCCCCAGAACGAGGATGAGCTGGAGCTGCGTGAGGGGGACCGAGTGGATGTCATGCAGCAGTGTGATGATGGCTGGTTTGTGG GTGTCTCCCGGAGGACCCAGAAATTTGGGACATTCCCTGGAAATTATGTAGCCCCGGTGTGA
- the Sorbs3 gene encoding vinexin isoform X4: protein MARIPGIGRSSASPCLENKEDNESDVALLIPKDPDRGLAEEQSVHTETSSLDLSMQGPPCNLPAELSLDDFIPGHLRAHVGSSSRGTRVPVIRNGGSNTLNFQFHDPAPRTVCNGYIPQRREASELSDPAWYQTWPGPGPWSSENSKASPPQDAQNWSATWTKDNKRRDKRWVKYEGIGPVDESGMPIAPRSSVDSPRDWYRKMFQQIHRKIPDLQPDWTFQDPPKVISSWNSSANPKQPGPPQRISSRPGGPAAASVGRSWDHSEELPRSTFTYNPGELPSELQPPNQGPRERRREKAENVWTEDSWNQFLQELETGQKPKKPLVDDPVDKPSQRIEVLLERELAKLSAELDKDLRAIETRLPASPKSAQAPRRAPEQRPPVGPASAWNFSAPHAPYLGPTQPLSPHRMADGGGSPFLGRRDFVYPSSARDPSASQRGCSPARKEEKKRKAARLKFDFQAQSPKELTLQKGDIVYIHKEVDKNWLEGEHHGRLGIFPANYVEVLPADEIPKPIKPPTYQVVEYGEAVAQYNFKGDLEVELSFRKGERICLIRKVNENWYEGRISGTGRQGIFPASYVQVSREPRLRVCEDSSQLPASPRLTTTAHLARHPTSPSADPTDWGGRTSPRRTGFSFPIQESRPQTQNLSTSGPSLSHSRGSSRPLDMGASSPNTMQIHWTPYRAMYQYRPQNEDELELREGDRVDVMQQCDDGWFVGVSRRTQKFGTFPGNYVAPV from the exons ATGGCCAGGATTCCTGGAATTGGAAGATCTTCAGCTTCGCCATGTTTGGAGAACAAGGAAGATAATGAAAGTGATGTGGCCCTTCTTATACCCAAGGACCCTGACAG AGGACTTGCAGAGGAGCAGTCAGTACACACGGAGACATCCAGCCTTGACCTGAGCATGCAAGGCCCACCCTGCAACCTCCCTGCTGAGCTCAGCCTAGATGACTTCATCCCTGGCCACCTCCGGGCCCATGTAGGGTCATCCTCCCGGGGAACACGG GTGCCTGTGATCCGGAATGGTGGCTCCAACACCCTTAATTTCCAGTTCCATGACCCTGCGCCCAGGACTGTGTGCAATGGCTACATCCCACAGAGGAGAGAAGCTTCTGAGCTCTCAG ACCCTGCATGGTATCAGACCTGGCCAGGCCCTGGCCCCTGGTCCTCTGAGAACTCGAAGGCCTCTCCACCACAGGATGCCCAGAACTGGTCAGCCACATGGACCAAGGACAACAAGCGGCGGGACAAGCGCTGGGTCAAGTACGAGGGAATCGGGCCTGTGGATGAGAGCGGCATGCCCATTGCCCCCCGATCT AGCGTTGACAGCCCCAGAGACTGGTATCGGAAAATGTTCCAGCAGATTCACCGGAAAATACCAG ACCTGCAGCCTGACTGGACCTTCCAGGACCCACCCAAAG TGATTTCCTCGTGGAACTCCTCTGCAAACCCCAAGCAGCCAGGGCCACCGCAAAGAATATCCTCCAGGCCAGGGGGCCCTGCAGCAGCTTCTGTCGG GAGAAGCTGGGACCACTCTGAAGAGTTACCCAGAAGCACCTTCACCTATAATCCTGGAGAACTGCCCTCAGAGCTCCAGCCCCCAAATCAG GGGCCGAGAGAAAGACGCCGAGAGAAAGCAGAAAATGTCTGGACAGAAGATTCTTGGAACCAGTTTCTGCAGGAACTAGAGACTGGGCAGAAG CCCAAGAAACCGCTGGTGGATGACCCTGTTGACAAACCCTCCCAGCGCATCGAG GTCCTGCTAGAGAGAGAGCTAGCCAAGCTGAGCGCTGAGCTGGACAAGGACCTGCGGGCGATTGAGACCCGGCTGCCTGCGTCCCCCAAG AGCGCGCAGGCGCCCCGACGGGCCCCGGAGCAGCGGCCGCCGGTCGG CCCGGCCTCAGCCTGGAACTTCAGCGCCCCGCATGCACCTTACCTGGGTCCCACCCAACCCCTGAGCCCCCACAGAATGGCGGATGGAGGAGGAAGCCCCTTTTTAGGTCGGAGAGATTTTGTCTACCCTTCCTCAGCCCGAG ACCCTAGTGCCTCCCAACGAGGCTGCAGCCCAGccagaaaggaagagaagaag AGAAAGGCTGCTCGGCTCAAGTTTGACTTCCAGGCACAGTCCCCCAA GGAGCTGACTCTGCAGAAGGGTGACATTGTCTATATCCATAAGGAGGTGGACAAGAACTGGCTGGAGGGGGAACACCATGGCCGACTGGGTATCTTCCCTGCTAATTATGTGGAG GTGCTGCCTGCAGATGAGATCCCCAAGCCCATCAAACCCCCCACCTACCAGGTGGTGGAGTACGGAGAAGCTGTGGCCCAGTACAACTTCAAGGGGGACCTGGAGGTGGAGCTATCCTTCCGCAAG GGGGAGCGCATCTGCCTCATCCGCAAGGTGAATGAGAACTGGTACGAGGGGCGCATCTCAGGCACCGGGCGCCAGGGCATCTTCCCTGCTAGCTACGTGCAGGTGTCCCGCGAGCCCCGGCTCCGGGTCTGTGAAGACAGCTCCCAGCTCCCTGCATCTCCTCGCCTGACCACCACTGCCCATCTGGCCCGGCACCCCACCTCTCCCTCAGCTGACCCCACCGACTGGGGGGGCCGGACCTCCCCCCGCCGCACCGGCTTCTCCTTCCCCATCCAGGAGTCCAGACCCCAGACCCAG AATCTCAGCACCTCTGGGCCATCCCTGTCCCACTCTCGAGGGTCCAGCCGTCCCCTGGACATGGGAGCCTCCTCCCCCAACACCATGCAGATACACTGGACGCC GTACCGGGCCATGTACCAGTACAGGCCCCAGAACGAGGATGAGCTGGAGCTGCGTGAGGGGGACCGAGTGGATGTCATGCAGCAGTGTGATGATGGCTGGTTTGTGG GTGTCTCCCGGAGGACCCAGAAATTTGGGACATTCCCTGGAAATTATGTAGCCCCGGTGTGA